One Halichoerus grypus chromosome 1, mHalGry1.hap1.1, whole genome shotgun sequence genomic region harbors:
- the LOC118545426 gene encoding C-C chemokine receptor type 3 translates to MEAFTAVMKTMDESVETTVFDYENSLPCEKVNIKQLGAQFLPPLYSLVFVVGLLGNVVVVVILAKYKRLWIMTNIFLLNLAISDLLFLFTLVFWIHYTESNEWVFGPSMCKLLSGLYYMGLYSEIFFIILLTIDRYLAIVHAVFALRARTVTFGVITSVLTWGLAGLAALPEFIFHESQKEAQQFVCSPIYPEDQEDRWKRFHALRMNILGLILPLLIMVVCYSGIIKTLLRCPSKKKYKAIRLIFVIMVVFFIFWTPYNLVLLLSAFQTIFFETSCEQSKQLDVAMQVTEVIAYTHCCVNPIIYAFVGERFRKHLYHFFRRHVATYLGKYIPFLPSEKLDRASSVSPSTGEQELSFVF, encoded by the coding sequence ATGGAGGCCTTCACGGCTGTGATGAAGACCATGGATGAGTCTGTTGAGACTACAGTGTTCGACTATGAGAATTCACTGCCATGTGAAAAAGTCAACATCAAGCAGCTAGGAGCCCAATTCTTGCCCCCACTGTATTCCCTGGTGTTTGTGGTTGGTCTGCTGGGcaatgtggtggtggtggtgatccTTGCGAAATACAAGAGGCTCTGGATTATGACCAACATCTTTCTGCTCAATTTGGCCATTTCTGACTTGCTCTTTCTATTCACCCTGGTGTTCTGGATTCACTATACTGAGTCGAATGAATGGGTTTTTGGCCCTTCCATGTGTAAGCTTCTCTCTGGGCTTTATTACATGGGCTTATACAGTGAGATCTTTTTCATCATCCTGCTGACCATAGACCGGTACCTGGCCATCGTCCATGCCGTGTTTGCCCTTCGAGCCCGGACTGTCACTTTTGGTGTCATCACAAGTGTTCTCACTTGGGGCCTGGCAGGGCTAGCAGCCCTCCCTGAATTTATCTTCCATGAATCCCAAAAAGAGGCCCAACAGTTTGTCTGCTCGCCTATTTACCCAGAAGACCAAGAAGACAGATGGAAGCGTTTCCATGCTCTGAGAATGAATATCCTGGGTCTCATTCTGCCTCTGCTCATCATGGTTGTCTGCTACTCTGGAATTATTAAAACGCTGCTGAGATGCCCCAGTAAGAAAAAGTACAAGGCCATCCGGCTCATTTTTGTCATCATGGtggtctttttcattttctggacACCCTACAACCTGGTCCTCCTCCTCTCGGCTTTTCAAACGATCTTCTTTGAGACCAGTTGTGAGCAGAGCAAACAGCTGGACGTGGCCATGCAGGTGACGGAGGTGATCGCCTACACACACTGCTGCGTCAACCCCATCATCTATGCCTTCGTTGGGGAGAGGTTTAGGAAGCACCTCTACCACTTCTTCCGCAGGCACGTGGCCACCTACCTGGGCAAATACATCCCATTCCTTCCCAGCGAGAAGTTAGATAGAGCCAGCTCGGTATCCCCATCCACAGGGGAGCAGGAATtgtcatttgtattttaa